A DNA window from Planctomycetota bacterium contains the following coding sequences:
- a CDS encoding PIG-L family deacetylase encodes MASPLSTLPSSKTFLCVAPHPDDAELGMGGTLVTLARQGHDVVICDLTNGEPTPKGSPEIREREWTRATELLNKGLEKPIRRHNLGLRNRELLHDIPSRHALAALIREVRPDVVFYPYYPDAHPDHIAAHKIAIDARFDAKLTKSPIPGEPHHPKRIIQYFCTHLRTDIVPTFCIDVTDAWPTKKAACQAYKSQGIAADEGLWPYVETMHRYHGHRSGVGFAEPFFSDEVIGLSGLSELV; translated from the coding sequence ATGGCGTCGCCGCTGTCCACGTTGCCTTCTAGTAAGACGTTCCTGTGCGTCGCCCCGCACCCTGACGACGCCGAACTGGGCATGGGCGGAACCCTCGTCACCCTCGCCCGGCAGGGGCACGACGTCGTCATCTGCGACCTGACCAACGGCGAGCCGACGCCCAAGGGCTCGCCGGAGATCCGAGAGCGGGAATGGACCCGAGCGACCGAGCTGCTCAACAAGGGCCTCGAAAAGCCCATCCGCCGGCACAACCTCGGCCTGCGGAACCGCGAGCTGCTTCACGACATCCCCAGCCGGCACGCCCTGGCGGCGCTGATCCGCGAGGTCCGGCCGGACGTCGTCTTCTACCCGTACTACCCCGACGCCCACCCCGACCACATCGCCGCCCACAAGATCGCAATCGACGCACGATTCGATGCGAAGCTGACCAAGAGCCCCATCCCCGGCGAGCCGCACCACCCGAAGCGGATCATCCAGTACTTCTGCACGCATCTGCGGACCGACATCGTCCCGACCTTCTGCATCGACGTCACCGACGCCTGGCCGACCAAAAAGGCGGCCTGTCAGGCCTACAAGAGCCAGGGCATCGCCGCCGACGAAGGCCTCTGGCCATACGTCGAAACCATGCACCGCTACCACGGCCACCGCAGCGGCGTCGGCTTTGCCGAGCCGTTCTTCAGCGACGAGGTCATCGGCCTGAGCGGGTTGTCGGAGTTGGTGTGA
- a CDS encoding SelL-related redox protein, with protein MDHVSPEVLDAAVQGTRLAEPETLRGQLDPHRPTLVNFLRHFGCCFCREIVKDLRIASEQADGHGGERRYPKVVFVHMADVATAGSFFGKYWPGATSISDPDKRLYQAFGLTRGTLGQMFGPSSFMCGIRAVRKGHGIGKAVGDPWMMPGQFLLEPSVSGESARISWHYEARHAGDHPNVVSLASEGETIQASPR; from the coding sequence ATGGACCACGTGTCGCCCGAGGTGCTCGATGCTGCGGTCCAGGGGACGCGGCTGGCGGAGCCGGAGACGTTGCGGGGGCAGCTTGATCCACATCGGCCGACCTTGGTGAACTTCCTGAGGCACTTCGGGTGCTGCTTCTGCCGGGAGATCGTCAAGGACCTCCGCATCGCCAGCGAGCAGGCCGACGGGCACGGCGGGGAGCGGCGTTATCCGAAGGTCGTATTCGTCCACATGGCCGACGTCGCGACGGCGGGCAGCTTCTTCGGCAAGTACTGGCCCGGAGCGACGTCGATCAGCGATCCCGACAAACGCCTCTACCAAGCGTTCGGGCTTACACGCGGCACGCTGGGTCAGATGTTCGGCCCGTCGAGCTTCATGTGCGGCATCCGGGCGGTTCGCAAAGGCCACGGCATCGGCAAGGCCGTCGGCGACCCGTGGATGATGCCGGGGCAGTTCCTGCTTGAGCCGTCCGTTTCAGGTGAGTCCGCACGTATCTCCTGGCATTACGAAGCACGCCACGCGGGGGATCATCCGAATGTGGTGTCACTTGCGTCTGAGGGAGAGACGATTCAGGCATCACCGCGGTGA